Proteins encoded by one window of Akkermansia muciniphila ATCC BAA-835:
- a CDS encoding DUF1778 domain-containing protein, producing MENEKELIKSWLKKNKKSREWLAQKCFVKKASVDDWFRSKGIIPPAKLELIRKEINRQGEEAAKTASSVPILNGVAAVAVPLSEDDLKLISKAAQISGQTIEEFIRSAALEDAGE from the coding sequence ATGGAGAATGAAAAGGAACTCATCAAATCTTGGCTAAAGAAAAATAAAAAAAGCCGTGAATGGTTGGCTCAGAAATGCTTTGTTAAAAAGGCGTCCGTGGATGATTGGTTTCGATCTAAAGGCATAATTCCTCCGGCCAAGCTTGAGCTAATCCGGAAAGAAATAAATAGGCAAGGAGAAGAAGCGGCCAAGACAGCATCCTCTGTCCCTATATTGAATGGTGTTGCAGCGGTAGCGGTTCCTCTTTCGGAAGATGATTTAAAACTCATTTCCAAGGCCGCACAAATCAGCGGGCAAACTATTGAGGAGTTCATCCGTAGTGCTGCGCTGGAAGACGCGGGAGAATAA
- a CDS encoding DUF4339 domain-containing protein — protein sequence MPNYFISLNGEVSGPYPVEYLKALKSQETIDNQTPVCPEGAPAWVTYGALFSTPVEVAPQLYQRKKNVDTSISATIWTGVGTIFMIISLPLIATPCFRKYGEPSTVILSLFPAILGYLFIAYWAHVVGDRTICRYIGGIFCLVVSGLCFFSTSRLSGFGHLGIVFLIFSILFAMPIIRLFIKKRKK from the coding sequence ATGCCGAATTATTTTATATCTCTGAATGGAGAAGTGTCAGGGCCTTATCCTGTTGAATATCTGAAGGCGTTAAAATCCCAAGAAACAATTGATAACCAGACTCCTGTTTGCCCGGAAGGGGCTCCCGCATGGGTCACTTATGGCGCTCTTTTTTCCACTCCGGTAGAAGTAGCGCCTCAACTGTATCAGAGAAAAAAGAATGTTGATACTTCAATCTCAGCGACTATATGGACAGGAGTTGGCACTATCTTTATGATTATCTCACTTCCTCTTATAGCCACACCTTGTTTTAGGAAATACGGAGAACCATCTACTGTTATCTTGTCTCTTTTCCCTGCCATTCTGGGATACCTATTTATTGCTTATTGGGCTCATGTAGTAGGAGACCGCACTATTTGTCGTTACATAGGAGGTATTTTTTGTCTGGTAGTTAGCGGACTATGCTTCTTCAGCACATCAAGACTTTCGGGGTTTGGACATTTGGGCATCGTATTTCTAATTTTTTCGATACTTTTTGCGATGCCTATTATCCGTTTATTCATCAAAAAACGCAAAAAATAA
- a CDS encoding type II toxin-antitoxin system HicA family toxin, with protein MKTILAIFTLCNYIVGMPPKIRQLVADLRKAGFDNTGRGKGSHRQYEHRASGTVATICGHDGDDAKPYLVKHVREKIEEAKSKGA; from the coding sequence GTGAAAACAATCCTTGCTATTTTCACATTGTGCAACTATATTGTAGGCATGCCTCCTAAGATACGACAACTAGTTGCCGATCTTCGCAAGGCGGGCTTTGACAATACGGGCCGCGGCAAAGGTTCCCACCGTCAGTATGAGCATCGGGCCTCCGGTACGGTAGCGACCATCTGCGGGCATGATGGAGACGATGCCAAGCCCTATCTGGTCAAGCACGTCAGGGAGAAGATAGAAGAGGCAAAAAGCAAGGGAGCGTAA
- a CDS encoding putative peptidoglycan-binding domain-containing protein codes for MNPTERKMAAAILRFEDSRVTGPDSLRVSRLPAADKGGKWEICGICNGIEPDVFNRLKALLDAGRREDAWEGCLQYVLDNTAAVRSWLGSDAFPGVEFILRDHFFNSGSRNTGKILQRALNIHGAGLTVDGIVGPKTRQELQDQLAATGEAVFLIALQEKRQAFYRSCKQFPTFGRGWLNRCDDAFSVAQELV; via the coding sequence ATGAATCCTACAGAAAGAAAGATGGCTGCGGCCATCCTCCGGTTTGAAGACAGCCGCGTCACCGGGCCTGATTCCCTGCGCGTTTCCCGCCTTCCCGCCGCCGACAAGGGCGGCAAGTGGGAGATTTGCGGCATTTGCAACGGTATTGAACCGGACGTGTTTAACAGGTTGAAGGCCCTGCTGGATGCCGGAAGACGTGAAGACGCCTGGGAAGGTTGTCTTCAGTACGTCCTGGATAATACCGCCGCCGTGCGTTCCTGGCTGGGTTCTGACGCTTTTCCTGGCGTTGAATTCATCCTGCGGGACCATTTTTTCAATTCCGGGAGCAGGAATACCGGGAAGATCCTGCAACGTGCGCTGAATATTCACGGTGCCGGGCTCACGGTGGACGGGATTGTCGGCCCCAAGACCCGGCAGGAACTACAGGACCAGCTGGCCGCCACGGGTGAAGCGGTGTTCCTTATCGCTCTGCAGGAGAAGCGTCAGGCGTTTTACCGTTCGTGCAAGCAGTTCCCGACCTTCGGGCGTGGCTGGTTGAACCGCTGCGACGATGCGTTCAGCGTGGCCCAGGAGCTTGTTTAG
- a CDS encoding helix-turn-helix domain-containing protein, whose product MKMTEQDMKALAGKYSRFIRWSDEDNCYIGSLPDFEKDCTHGETLEEVNRNLQEVAEMYIERYLEKGMELPQPRSIAISPSPFRETGNEKSIARLRKSQGMSQKDFAAVLGVSPSTLVKWEHGLRRPCGPSAKLLDLIEKHPELINS is encoded by the coding sequence ATGAAAATGACTGAACAGGACATGAAGGCGCTTGCCGGGAAATACAGCCGTTTCATCCGGTGGAGCGATGAAGATAATTGCTACATCGGTTCCCTGCCTGATTTTGAAAAGGACTGCACCCACGGGGAAACCCTGGAAGAAGTCAACCGCAACCTTCAGGAAGTGGCGGAAATGTATATTGAACGTTATCTGGAAAAGGGAATGGAACTCCCCCAGCCCCGGTCCATAGCTATTTCTCCGTCACCTTTCCGCGAAACAGGCAATGAAAAAAGCATTGCGCGGTTAAGGAAAAGCCAGGGAATGAGTCAGAAAGATTTTGCCGCCGTGCTGGGAGTCAGTCCTTCCACGCTGGTCAAATGGGAACACGGCTTGCGGCGCCCCTGCGGCCCTTCCGCAAAATTGCTTGACCTTATTGAAAAGCATCCTGAATTGATCAATTCCTGA
- a CDS encoding phage antirepressor gives MINNIINHKTQGENALMPQNGVVPFQNETLNCTVRAVVKDGEPWFVAKDVCDALEIGNVSQAVSYLDEDEKSNIITNDIAQNGGRAPLIINESGLYSLILRSRKPEAKKFKKWVTAEVLPSIRKHGVYATGEKLEEMLADPDTMILTLQALKAEREKRKALEAKAAEDAPYAYFGRCVEVSEGCILIGEFAKILAQNGMETGQNRLFEYLRNEGIMGRHGNRHNVPAQEYIEAGYFRLTYRVIQRSDGSQQSKPTPYLTPRGQIWLMKRLGLTIENIPAA, from the coding sequence ATGATTAATAATATCATCAACCACAAAACGCAAGGCGAAAATGCCTTGATGCCGCAGAACGGTGTTGTACCGTTCCAGAACGAAACCCTGAACTGCACGGTCCGCGCCGTGGTGAAGGACGGGGAACCCTGGTTTGTCGCAAAGGATGTTTGCGATGCGCTGGAAATTGGTAATGTATCCCAAGCCGTCAGCTACTTGGATGAAGATGAAAAGAGCAACATCATTACTAATGATATTGCTCAAAACGGAGGTCGCGCACCTCTCATCATCAATGAATCCGGACTTTACTCTCTAATTCTCCGCTCCCGCAAGCCGGAGGCGAAGAAGTTCAAGAAGTGGGTGACCGCTGAGGTCCTTCCCTCCATCCGGAAGCATGGTGTGTACGCCACCGGAGAGAAGCTGGAAGAAATGCTTGCCGACCCGGATACCATGATTCTGACGCTTCAGGCATTGAAAGCTGAACGGGAGAAGAGAAAAGCTCTTGAAGCAAAAGCTGCGGAAGATGCTCCCTATGCATATTTCGGACGATGCGTGGAAGTTTCCGAGGGCTGCATCCTGATTGGAGAATTTGCCAAGATTCTCGCTCAGAATGGAATGGAGACAGGACAAAACCGTTTGTTTGAGTATCTACGCAATGAAGGCATTATGGGGAGGCACGGCAATCGTCACAATGTTCCAGCCCAAGAGTATATTGAAGCTGGGTATTTCCGTCTCACTTACCGGGTTATTCAGCGTTCCGACGGTTCACAGCAGTCCAAACCGACACCGTATTTGACACCCCGCGGTCAAATATGGTTGATGAAGCGTTTGGGATTAACCATTGAGAATATACCTGCTGCCTAA